Within Vigna unguiculata cultivar IT97K-499-35 chromosome 2, ASM411807v1, whole genome shotgun sequence, the genomic segment TATGAATGTATGTGTGCTGAACCTTGTGTAAATGGGAGTCTATTAAGACTTGTAAAAAGGACCAAAAACCAGTAacattgcgctactggtatagcgcctggcggtgcggGGTGTATCGCTTGGCGGTAGAGTGAAAACCAGTGGCAGTGGCCATTGTTAGCGctaggcgcctggcggcagggtggtctccgccaggcggtgacagAAAATTGCGGGTCCTGTCTGGGCCGTATCGCCTGACGGTGGGGGTGTGACCATCGGGCGGTTTTCAGTCAGTATCCGCCTAGCGGTGTCTAGGCGATACCAGGCGATTTGCATGGCTGTATAATTGTCTTCTTTGCTTGATTagtggacttgaaggactaagttcgCTTCTTTGTGCTTTGGCTTGATGGCTAAGtgcaataggggtctgggatgtgcttgaacGATtgaacgcatgatgggcatggaactagttgtgttcccgtcggctactattgggcgaggagtccttagtatggtgattgcatgcgttgggcgcacgatgggcaaggaactgtgatgttcccgtcggctactattgggcgaggagtccatagtatggtgattgcgtgcgtgccagggtccaagttgtGTAAGCTTGGATGTgttactacaggcgaggagtctgtagggttggactatgagcaggattggctcgtagggttggaccaagaaagggatagtttcgtggaagcacagtGGAAGTCCCAGGACCTATTTTCATGCATGGGACTCAGGAAGGAATCTGAGATCAGGGTGGATAACTTGTAATTAACATGTATCTGTAAATTTTTATTGGGATgggtatcatatttaatttgtttaatatgcatagctcaccctatctgtgtgtgcatggcgatgatcggatgattcgttatccgggagcagatgatttgacaggtgagccaggagacgcttGAGACTAGAGAGCGGGATGATATGGGCTTTTGAAGATTTAAAGTTTTTGATGTATTTATGTTTCGGAAAATTAGCCGTTTTGGCTTTTATGAGTTGTAATGTTTTAATTGAGAACAGTTGCAATGTTTTGATATTACGACTTTAAATTTCCCGCGATTTGGAAATCTGCATAAATAAATgaggaaaatttttataatatcgTATTTAGtctcatttatttaattgtttgtgatattttcaaagtaatattccttGGGGATGTTAcagttggtatcagagccaaagtttcaaaaatgttttgaaaaacatgttttggGGCTTTCGGGGAGTGAGCTTGCTAGGTGTGTGCATGATATTATGTGTGTTTAAATTTAAGGAGGTAAGATTGTGTTAAACTAATGGAATGATGTTTAACAATTGAATATGTGGCGTATCCAGGCAATGGCAGCTAACAGAAGAAGGAATGTTGGCGGTGCTGATGACATTGCAGAAGCCATTCATCGCATGGTGGATGCAATGCAACAACCTATTCCAGCACAGCCAAGAATGACAATAGCACCAGCCAGAGTGCCAACCGTAGAGGATTTTTTGCGCCATAAGCCCGCAGAATTCACGGGTGGGGCCACCCCAGACGAAGCTGATGCCTGGCTTCGCAAGTGCGAAAAGATCTTTGGAGTGATGAATTGTGCTGATGAGCAAAAGCTGGCCTTTGCCGCGTACCTGTTGAATAATGACGCCAAGTACTAGTGGGCAGGCATGAAACAACAGATGCTGGTGAGGGAGGAGCCAGTAAACTGGGAGAATTTTCGAACTTgctttttagaaaaatatttcccaGATACTGTTAAGCAGGACAGGGAAGCAGAGTTCCTGGCTCTACAACAGGGAAACATGTCGGTGCAAGAATATGTTAACAGATTCGAGCAATTGGCAAGGTATTATTCCCAGGCAATTACTGAAGAGTGGAGATACCTTAAATCCGAGCGGGGGCTCAAACATGAGTTAAAGAAGGTGGTCACGCCTCTGAGAGAAATAAGGTTTCCAATCTTGGTGGAACAAGCCAAGAGTGCAGAGTACCTAGAAAGAGGGCCGAACCCAGCAAGTCGACATCAGAAGAATATCGTAGAGGCAAGACAAATGAAGAAACCATATAGTCGACCCCAGACTTCTCAGGGCCCTACGTGTTACCAGTGTGGTGGGTCCCATTTAAAGAGGAATTGCCCTCAGATAACCGGTGGGGTAGGAGGATCAGGAGATCGTCGCAAATGCTTCATATGCGACAAGCCGGGTCACTTTGCCAATAACTGCCCGGAGAAGAAGAGTATCGGGGTGAAAAAGCCAACAACGTCCCCAGCTGAGAGAGCTAAAGCAGCAGGAAGGGTGTTCGCTATGACCTCCACGGAGGCTACCCAGTCAGGTAACCTTATTCTTGAGCCCTGTGTGTTAATTGGCCAGTCAGTTTTGGTGTTGTTCGACTCTGGAGCAACACATTCCTTCATTTCTAATGCTTGTGTGGGGAGACTGAATTTGGAGAAACGTGATTTGGGATGTGAGTTGCTGGTGTCAACTCCTTCCTCAGGTCAGGTAGCAACCAGTTCAGTCTGCGTGGAGTGTGTGATGGAAGTGGCAGGTCGCAGATtcaaggtgaacttggtgtgcttgccTCTGGAGGGACTGGACGTAATATTGGGAATGGACTGGTTGTCCAATAATCACgtcataattgattgtggacGACGCAGTTTGGTATTCCCAAAGCAGGAAGGGTTAGAGTTGATCTCAACTCAAGAAGCCGTGAGAGCGCTGCAAGAAGGGGCCACATGTTTTATGGTGATGGCTAAACCAGAAAAGAAAAGCGCATTGGAGATGATCCAGAATATTCCTATTGTCAATGAGTACGCAGATGTATTTCCGGATGAAGTACCGGGACTGCCCCCAAGTCGAGACATAGATTTCTCTATCGATTTAGTTCCTGGTGCAGGTCCGGTATCCATGACGCCGGACAGAATGGCACCTGCAGAATTGACAAAACTCAAGAAGCAAATAGAGGATCTACTTGAGAAGAAATTTATTCGGCCCAGTGCGTCGCCGTGGGGAGCTCCGGTATTactagtgaagaagaaagatgggagCTCAAGACTTTGCGTTGATTACAGGCAgctaaataaattaacaatcaagaataagtatccgtTACCGAGGATTGACGATCTACTAGATCAGTTGAAAGGGGCAGGAATATTCTCTAAGATAGACCTGCGATCTGGGTATCATCAGATCTTGGTGAAGCCAGAGGATGTACAAAAGACGGCTTTCAGGTCGAGGTATGGCCACTACGAATATGTAGTGACGCCATTCGGAGTAACGAATGCACCAGccatattcatggattacatgaatagaatCTTTCGACCTtggttagataagtttgtcgtcgTTTTCATAGATGACATACTTATTTACTTAAAGACTAGGGAAGAGCATGTTGATCATTTGAGGGTAGTATTGACGATACTCAGGGATCATCAGTTGTATGggaagttgtccaagtgcgagttTTGGCTGGACGAGGTACAATTCCTTGGGCATGTCATATCAGCCAAAGGCATTGTGGTGGATCCGGCTAAGATCGAGACGGTCCTTAAGTGGGAGAGGCCTAAGACGGTGACTGAGGTGAGGAGTTTCCTAGGCCTGGCAGGATATTACAGGAGGTTTGTGGAGGGGTTCTCAAAGAAAGTGAATCTATTGACACAGCTCACAAGAAAAGATCAGCCCTTCTCTTGGACTGAAAAGTGTGAGGAGTGTTTTGAGAACATGAAGAGGTGTCTGACTACCGCACCGGTGTTAGTGATTCCTGATCCGGAGAAAATGTTTGAGGTGTATTGTGATGCGTCTTACCAGGGACTGGGgtgtgtgttgatgcaggacAAGAGACCGGTCGCATATGCTTCTCGTTAGTTGAAAGTACACGAGAAAAATTACCCAACTCACGACTTGGAGCTAGCAGCTATTGTATTTGCTCTTAAGTCTTGGAGACACTACCTGTACGGGTCTCAGTTCCAAGTTTTCAGCGATCACAAAAGCCTAAAATACTTGTTCGACcagaaagagttaaatatgagaCAGCGCAGGTGGATGGAGTACCTGAAAGACTACGATTTTGAATTGCTTTATCACCCGGGCAAGGCAAATGTCGTAGCTGATGCATTGAGCCGTAAAAAGATGCATGTCTCCTGCATGATGGTAAAGGAGTTGGAGCTAATTGAAAAACTCTGAGACATGAACTTGGGAATGCAATTTGGTCGAGGGGTCATACGGTGCAGTATGTTGAAGGTTACTAATGACTTCTTGAATGAGATACGTGTGGCTCAGGGGCATGATATGGAGTTACAACAATTTAAAGGATGGTTGGGTACCGATAAAGGAAAGGATTACCAGATGGGGGAAGACGGTATTCTACGTTTCAGAGGTAGGGTGTGCGTGCCTGGAGGACCCATGTTCAGGAGGGAAATTCTAAAGGAAGGTCATcaaagtcgtcttagcatacatcctgGTATGACTAAGATGAACAAGGATTTGAAAGAGTCCTTTTGGTGGAACGAAATGAAATCTGACGTGGCCGACTTTGTTGCTCAATGTTTGGTATGTCAAAAGGccaaaattgaacatcaaaGGTCGGGGGGTACCCTACAACCATTGGAAATACCTCAGTGGAAGTGGGACACtatctccatggattttgtgacacaCTTGCCGAAATCGATCAGAGGTTATGACTCGGTCTGGGTAATTGTGGACAGATTGACTAAGTGTTCGCACTTCTTACCTATAAATCAAAAATGTTCGATGGATAAACTAGCAGAAACTTATGTACGAGAAGTAGTGAGGTTACATGGGGTGCCAGAAAGCATAGTGTCGGATCGGGATCCGAGGTTCATCTCACGGTTTTGGCAATCCTTGCAAGCAGCCTTGGGAACCCAATTGAGGATGAGTTCAGCGTATCATTCCCAGACGGATGGTCAGTCTGAGCGTACTATACAATCATTGGAAGATTTGTTGCGGTCATGTGTGTTAGACCATCTGGGAAACTGGAACGATGTGTTACCTTTGGTGGAATTCACATATAATAATAGCTATCATGCTAGTATTGGAATGGCACCGTACGAAGCATTATATGGTCGTAGGTGTAGAACACCGctgtgttggtatcaggatggggaagcCCTTATGCTTGGTCCCAAGTTTCTGTAGCAGACAACtggaaaagttaaattaatCCAGGATCGGATGAGAGCCACACAGAGTAGGCAAAAGTCCTATGCTGATAAAAGAAGGCGGCCATTGGAGTTTGATGAAGGTGATCATGTGTTTCTACGGGTTACCCCAACCACGGGAGTTGGAAGGGTTCTAAAATCGAGGAAGTTGACACCGCGGTTTATAGGACCCTATCAGATTACGCGGAGAATTGGGCCGGCAGCCTACGAAATTGCCTTGCCACCTCATCTAGCGAACTTGCACAACGTATTCCATGTTTCTCAGTTGAGGAAATACGTTGCTAGTCCAGACCATGTATTAGAGGCTGATGATGTACAAGTGCGGGAAGATTTGACCATACCAGCTGGACCGGTTCGCATCCTGGACTCTCAAGTCAAACATCTGAGGGGTAAGAAGATAAATACGGTGAAGGTGCTTTGGGATGAGGCGACTCAGgagatgacctgggagatggaggatcgcatgaaGTTATCCTATCCACATCTGTTTCCTGGTAAGtcccgggaaaaattaaataattaattaagtaattaagtGGATAAATGTGGGTAAGGGGAAcctttaaagtaataaatgcgGAGT encodes:
- the LOC114173604 gene encoding uncharacterized protein LOC114173604 produces the protein MKQQMLVREEPVNWENFRTCFLEKYFPDTVKQDREAEFLALQQGNMSVQEYVNRFEQLARYYSQAITEEWRYLKSERGLKHELKKVVTPLREIRFPILVEQAKSAEYLERGPNPASRHQKNIVEARQMKKPYSRPQTSQGPTCYQCGGSHLKRNCPQITGGVGGSGDRRKCFICDKPGHFANNCPEKKSIGVKKPTTSPAERAKAAGRVFAMTSTEATQSGNLILEPCVLIGQSVLVLFDSGATHSFISNACVGRLNLEKRDLGCELLVSTPSSGQVATSSVCVECVMEVAGRRFKVNLVCLPLEGLDVILGMDWLSNNHVIIDCGRRSLVFPKQEGLELISTQEAVRALQEGATCFMVMAKPEKKSALEMIQNIPIVNEYADVFPDEVPGLPPSRDIDFSIDLVPGAGPVSMTPDRMAPAELTKLKKQIEDLLEKKFIRPSASPWGAPVLLVKKKDGSSRLCVDYRQLNKLTIKNKYPLPRIDDLLDQLKGAGIFSKIDLRSGYHQILVKPEDVQKTAFRSRYGHYEYVVTPFGVTNAPAIFMDYMNRIFRPWLDKFVVVFIDDILIYLKTREEHVDHLRVVLTILRDHQLYGKLSKCEFWLDEVQFLGHVISAKGIVVDPAKIETVLKWERPKTVTEVRSFLGLAGYYRRFVEGFSKKVNLLTQLTRKDQPFSWTEKCEECFENMKRCLTTAPVLVIPDPEKMFEVYCDASYQGLGCVLMQDKRPVAYASR
- the LOC114173605 gene encoding uncharacterized protein LOC114173605, with translation MRATQSRQKSYADKRRRPLEFDEGDHVFLRVTPTTGVGRVLKSRKLTPRFIGPYQITRRIGPAAYEIALPPHLANLHNVFHVSQLRKYVASPDHVLEADDVQVREDLTIPAGPVRILDSQVKHLRGKKINTVKVLWDEATQEMTWEMEDRMKLSYPHLFPVGAEVREGKGDQLEFKERSRRISGKALIQVRGVVLLVYVYEYVDRVFLDDMKCVN